attttgtcatttaacaaaacacagggtccaatctgtaacttttgcaaaacacaaggtccaaaatagtatttacccttattattattattattattattattattattattatgtttgagGTATGACTGTTTGAGTATTACTATTTTAGTTAGTGTATTGTgattagttattatattaaattatataagattTGATAGCATCTTCTAATTAATTAGCAATattcatataaattatatagtTAAAAGAGTACTAAACACTATCAAtatattttagcatttctcatattatctctattatatatagaaaattactaaaaaatattattagtgtcTAACACCTTTATTAGTGTCATACTtctgttagtttaattaagtatCAGATTCTatgtaacttaaaaaaataacttttaaagaatGCCGCTATACTAATCGTAAAAAACTACTTACCCAACAACAATATACTGtgacactaaaaaaaatactagatAGTAACAACACAATTTAGCAATTTtcttttgtatatataattatattaaaatacacTTATAATTATAGGTGATAATTATGTCAAATTTAATGTGCCTCTTAGTATTTCTATAGGGGTATATGTATAggttatatatttgttcatagCCGTGACCATGAGTAGTTGTGAGATGTAAAAAAATgctataataataaatacaataataaatgcatatatatatatatatataaatatttatatatatacacacacattgACTCACTACTCTCTCTTCATAACCAAAAGAGAAAcctcactcactcactctctTCTTTCTCTCGTTCCATTACTAATTCCTCCACCACAAAAACGACAGCGTTCCCTAAAAAACGACACCGTTTTACTCATAACACAAATGCTCTTTTAACCTTTCAAACCGAAAACGACACCGTTCCAATGGGTTGCTGTGCTAGTACAACCGGAAAAAATGGCGACTCATCACCTCAGATTCCAAATTCCGACGACCGATCAACAgagccaccaccaccaccaccggaAGAAACCGTCAAAGAAGTCCTCTCCGAAACCCCAAACCCCAAACCAAAACTCATAGAACAAGAACAAGAACTAaagaagaacaacaacaacatcccTAATCCCAAACCCTTACCCATTGTTAAATTAACAGACGAAGACAAAATCAAGATCCACAAAACGCCGCCGTTTTACcacgaggaagaagaagaagaagagatctcGGTCGGAGAAGAAGAGGAGGAGAGCGAGAGCGTCTCAGCCACCACGACTCTGACCAGAGACGAAGACGACGAAGTCACCGGAGCTAGGGTTTACAGACACTCTTCGCCGTTGAAGAATTATCACCGATCGTTTTCTGGAGATTTGGGAAGAGGAGTAGTCAGATCCAACCAGTCGCCGGGTCGAAGAAATGGGACCGGGTTCGGGTCGGGTCGGGTCAGAGACAGCCACAACAGTCAGTGGCGTGGGCCTCCACCGCCTCCTCTGCCGCATTACCGGAGAAGGGAATATTCCGGTGAAGTATCAGCTCCACGGAGGTCGAGGTCTCCGGCAACTACCAGATCGAACGTGGGTCGGAGCCAATCGGCCGGAAGAGCTTGCAGATCACCGGGTCGGGTCAAGTCGAGTCTCGTTGACCCGAGAACAATAAGAAGAACTAATAatgctaataataataatacagaTGAGTCACTTGATAACCCATTAGTTTCATTGGAATGTTTTATATTTCTATgatgattatatttatatatatacatataattgtgtgtgtatatatatatgtatgtatgtatgtatgagtTTTCCGGTGGGGAAAAACAGTTGCCGGAGTTTAGTGTGGTTTTTTTGGATGTGGGGGTTTAAATGTAAATAATTATGAAAGTGAAGGTCAATTTGGGAATTCGGGAAAGATTTGGTCAGTCTGTGATTTCTGAATCTGAAcccacttttttctttttttcactcTTGCCTTTCTTGCATTGTACTTCTTCAACTTCTACTAAGAAATTTTATgtagatttttctttttgtttcttGTGTGGGAAAAAAAaggataattatttaaaaatatttttcatccCGATTTAGATAGTCTCTCAAAAAGATTCTTCGAGAGACTTATCTTGATCGGGATGAGTATTAGGGTTTATGTTTAATAGTGAGAAGGATTAAATCGTCGATCTTGCTTTTGTTGAGATTTTTTAATATCTGTTTTAGTCTAAGATCggccttaaaaaaattattgtgtaGTATATTACTAGTTTTAATTAGTTATAAACAAATTATTATCCGTTTCAACAAGCGAAGAGTTTTTTAGTTTAGTTATTTGTGTGAAAGTGttcattatagttatttaaaatacttaTAAATTATTTTCGATACTACAAGTTATTAAAGTGGTCTTAAATAATTACCACATACGCGAATTTACCAAAACACCCTTTAAGAAGATGTACTATATAAATTTCCATTCATTTATTCTTTAACTATTCAAaagtttgattatattattatatgacAAAAAAGATATCACAAGTTTGCACTACACTAACTGCGAGTTGTGTGGTGTAGTGGTAGGGATTGTCTTTACTGGCATCCTCTCTTGCTTGGATCAAGGGTTCGAAATCTACCATAGCCCTTCTTGAAAGGAATTTAAATTGATGTCATTTGTGTGATGGGAATTTTTGAGGTGATTATCGATGACCCAATTAAAAAAAGTTGAGATATAAAACCTATATTGTTAACACGTAGTCCTCGAGATTGCCAAAATGACTAAAAGGATGAGGAAGAGATCTGCACCACCCAATCCCCTTCttcagataaaaaaaaaagtttgcactacactattttaaattataatttggaACAAGTTTCTAATTTATTGAAATTCAAGTGCATTGTTGCAAAAGCAAACAATAATAAATTCCCATAACATGagatttcattaattgattcattTGGGTATGTTGTTTTTGCAAATACTCAAGTAGTGATATAATGGTAAGTATTGTTATAAATGTAGATAGTATATGCATTATTATTACTTAATAATGAGAGTATTGTTATTAAGCACTAATaatattcaagatattttataagTAGCGTTTCGcgattaattaataatactgtttaaaaattattttcttaagttatataaCACTCGATATTTAATTACAGTATGACACTGAGTAGTTGTTaaataccaataatatttttttagtaattttctaataataaaataatatgagaTGTTGATtattctttttgttttgttttttttttttttttttgagagagttGATTATTCTTGATTTAGTTTGATATATTAGGTGTATTGAGCCCTAGGATTCCATATCCAAACTCCAATGATGTTTTAATCCGTTTGTCGTTTTTCCATGTGAATTATTTACATATCTTATACTTTGTGGGACTCCCATGTTTACTctgccctagtttttattattatattgctacaatattaaattaataatttcttttaaaataataaagaatgaaaataatagatatttttctaatgttATTATGTGACATTAGATACTTTTGTGTGTCACTTTTGTGAATTAGTTTTTGGACAAAATATTGAGTGTATTAGACATATAgcttattgattttttttaaaataattattaaattaaaaatatatatatatatattaaattacactATAATTACACTTTAGCAATTCTCTTTAGGATAAATATCATAATATATGTATAGATGAGAAAGAATGATGGTTAATAATATGGGAGAATTGTTATTAAGTATTGTCTAACATTATAACATTAATATAAAGT
This region of Cannabis sativa cultivar Pink pepper isolate KNU-18-1 chromosome 7, ASM2916894v1, whole genome shotgun sequence genomic DNA includes:
- the LOC115698074 gene encoding uncharacterized protein LOC115698074, with translation MGCCASTTGKNGDSSPQIPNSDDRSTEPPPPPPEETVKEVLSETPNPKPKLIEQEQELKKNNNNIPNPKPLPIVKLTDEDKIKIHKTPPFYHEEEEEEEISVGEEEEESESVSATTTLTRDEDDEVTGARVYRHSSPLKNYHRSFSGDLGRGVVRSNQSPGRRNGTGFGSGRVRDSHNSQWRGPPPPPLPHYRRREYSGEVSAPRRSRSPATTRSNVGRSQSAGRACRSPGRVKSSLVDPRTIRRTNNANNNNTDESLDNPLVSLECFIFL